The Puniceicoccus vermicola genome has a window encoding:
- a CDS encoding type II toxin-antitoxin system VapC family toxin, producing the protein MVKYLLDTNVLIECLRRNPKMVETVMAKGKGHDLAISAVTYGELLVGIHKNDTPRRRAALSKVLAPMQILAFDDHAAAEFAKIKSALERTGEGIGSYDMQIAGHAISAGRRLVTHNGDEFARVKQLKWEDWENG; encoded by the coding sequence ATGGTGAAATACCTCCTCGACACCAATGTCCTTATCGAGTGTCTGCGTCGAAACCCGAAGATGGTCGAGACAGTCATGGCCAAGGGGAAAGGACATGATCTCGCGATTTCTGCGGTGACCTACGGAGAGCTATTGGTAGGCATCCACAAGAACGATACTCCTCGTCGGAGAGCGGCTCTGAGCAAAGTGTTGGCACCGATGCAGATTCTCGCGTTTGATGACCATGCCGCCGCTGAATTCGCCAAGATCAAATCAGCCTTGGAAAGAACTGGCGAGGGGATCGGCTCCTACGATATGCAGATTGCCGGACACGCGATCAGCGCTGGTCGTCGTCTCGTGACGCACAACGGCGATGAATTCGCACGCGTCAAGCAGCTGAAGTGGGAAGACTGGGAAAACGGTTAG